A stretch of the Clostridiales bacterium genome encodes the following:
- a CDS encoding ABC transporter substrate-binding protein yields the protein MKKVLAVLLMLTMILSAAFAEGTPGAEETQSKPETVLYDYDELVVGTVMPMYGAFSLDNWGNSTSDVDVRRLIHGYNLVEWNTSVSGFQLDPSVVTIGSVVTRDTAGDHVYSLTLYDDLYYSDGTKITAWDYAFSWLLRTSPLISEIGGATKQADYLLGWNDYAAGNTPYLAGVQVTGDYSLKITINAAYLPFFYEVSLLDCYPYPIQVIAPGCEVADDGNGVYIRNKGNAGGDALFTADLLKNTLLNTTSGYVSHPEVVSGAYRLVSFDGREARFELNPYYKGNSEGMKPVIPRIVYKMANNETMIDELLQGKYGLLNKVSRADVVQDAMTRAVGEGSFAADAYPRPGLSFITFNGENPATADPEVRKAIALCLDKEALKDDYVGEYGVKTDGFYGLGQWMYQMVSGTLAQEPDEGMTEAEKEQLQKDWEEVTLADLETYEFNTDRANQILDAAGWTLNRTGGTYDSSKDDVRCKNINGELVPLELKLFYPVTTDIGEALDIWFAAPLKEAGISLTTETSDAILPIYYGQTDTDYDMLYLGTNFEVAFDPSPMFMEGGAVNVCGVKDEELVKLAGEMRQTEQGDLLTYCTKWLSFLKRFTEVEPMIPVYSNVYYDFHPEVLQNYKITQYISWADAIVGSYFSDVAEESAETAQ from the coding sequence ATGAAAAAAGTATTAGCGGTCCTGTTAATGCTGACGATGATCCTTTCCGCGGCATTTGCGGAGGGGACCCCCGGCGCGGAAGAGACGCAGAGTAAGCCGGAAACAGTCCTGTATGACTACGATGAACTGGTCGTCGGCACTGTAATGCCGATGTACGGAGCTTTCTCCCTGGACAACTGGGGAAACTCCACCAGTGACGTGGACGTGCGGAGGCTGATTCACGGATACAACCTGGTTGAGTGGAATACCTCAGTCAGCGGCTTCCAGCTGGATCCGTCCGTGGTGACCATTGGAAGTGTTGTTACCCGGGACACAGCCGGAGACCATGTTTACAGCCTGACGCTGTACGATGACCTGTATTATTCCGACGGAACGAAGATTACGGCCTGGGATTATGCATTCAGCTGGCTGCTGCGCACATCTCCCCTGATCAGTGAAATCGGCGGAGCGACCAAACAGGCAGATTACCTGCTTGGCTGGAATGACTATGCGGCGGGGAATACCCCTTATCTGGCCGGTGTACAGGTGACCGGAGATTATTCGCTGAAAATTACCATCAACGCGGCATACCTGCCTTTCTTCTATGAAGTCAGTTTATTGGACTGCTACCCCTATCCGATTCAGGTTATCGCACCCGGATGCGAAGTAGCGGACGATGGAAACGGAGTGTATATCCGGAATAAGGGAAATGCAGGCGGTGACGCACTTTTTACGGCAGACCTGCTGAAGAATACACTGCTGAATACCACGAGCGGCTATGTAAGCCATCCGGAAGTGGTGAGCGGTGCCTATCGACTGGTATCATTTGACGGAAGAGAAGCTCGGTTTGAACTGAATCCGTATTACAAGGGGAACTCCGAAGGCATGAAACCGGTTATTCCGCGGATTGTTTACAAAATGGCAAACAATGAAACAATGATTGACGAACTGCTGCAGGGAAAATACGGCCTGCTGAACAAGGTGTCCCGTGCAGACGTGGTCCAGGACGCAATGACCCGTGCAGTCGGCGAAGGATCATTTGCTGCAGACGCATATCCCCGGCCTGGGCTGAGCTTTATCACCTTCAACGGGGAGAACCCCGCGACGGCGGATCCTGAAGTGCGCAAAGCGATTGCTTTGTGCCTGGATAAGGAAGCCCTGAAGGATGACTATGTCGGTGAATACGGCGTCAAAACAGACGGTTTCTATGGCCTTGGACAGTGGATGTACCAGATGGTAAGCGGTACGCTTGCCCAGGAACCGGATGAGGGTATGACCGAGGCTGAAAAGGAACAGTTGCAGAAGGACTGGGAAGAAGTAACCCTTGCCGATCTGGAAACATATGAATTCAACACCGATCGGGCCAACCAAATTCTCGACGCGGCCGGATGGACGCTGAACCGGACCGGTGGAACTTATGACAGCAGCAAGGACGATGTCCGCTGCAAGAATATTAACGGGGAACTGGTTCCGCTGGAGCTGAAACTGTTTTATCCGGTAACCACGGATATCGGCGAAGCGCTGGACATCTGGTTTGCAGCCCCCCTGAAGGAAGCTGGGATTTCCCTGACAACAGAGACGAGTGACGCCATACTGCCGATTTACTACGGTCAGACAGATACGGACTATGATATGCTTTACCTTGGTACCAACTTTGAGGTTGCGTTCGATCCTTCCCCGATGTTTATGGAAGGCGGCGCAGTGAACGTATGCGGCGTCAAGGATGAGGAACTGGTGAAGCTGGCAGGGGAAATGCGGCAGACGGAGCAGGGTGACCTGCTGACGTACTGCACGAAATGGCTCAGCTTCCTGAAGCGTTTCACCGAAGTTGAACCGATGATCCCCGTATACTCCAACGTGTATTACGACTTCCATCCGGAAGTACTGCAGAACTACAAGATCACCCAGTACATCTCCTGGGCGGACGCAATTGTCGGCAGCTACTTCAGCGACGTGGCGGAAGAATCGGCGGAAACAGCTCAATAA